Proteins encoded by one window of Novipirellula artificiosorum:
- a CDS encoding TolB family protein, which translates to MLIEPIYAPDGAIIFCLSRCHRFVPCWKTQVATLYRCNADGTGIRMLSNNAEQENTPWMLPDGRVLYMRWEYVDRNQLLYHHLWTINPDGTSVMVYFGNQYPGYVMIDAKPIPNTNKIVASFSPGHGIPEHMGFVTIVDPNGGPDDMQMTRRISSKSYRDPYPLSEDLFLVANTKGIHFLNGQGETESIFEPKQTDARWQCHEPRPLRARVREANTASHYEPASATGRLFLADVYQGRNMEGIQRGEIEKLLILEQLPKPANFSGGSEPLTIGGTFTLHRVLGTVPADDAPIDSYATDQAYWETSQFSRLPK; encoded by the coding sequence ATGCTCATCGAGCCAATCTACGCACCTGATGGAGCGATCATCTTCTGTTTGAGTCGCTGTCATCGCTTTGTGCCCTGCTGGAAAACCCAAGTTGCCACACTCTACCGCTGCAATGCGGATGGCACCGGCATACGCATGCTGTCTAACAATGCAGAACAGGAAAACACGCCATGGATGCTGCCCGACGGTCGCGTACTCTACATGCGATGGGAATACGTTGACCGCAATCAACTGCTCTACCATCACCTCTGGACGATCAACCCCGACGGGACATCCGTGATGGTGTATTTTGGCAATCAGTATCCAGGCTATGTGATGATCGATGCCAAGCCAATTCCGAACACGAACAAGATCGTGGCGTCCTTTTCACCTGGACATGGCATCCCCGAACACATGGGGTTTGTCACGATTGTCGATCCCAATGGCGGTCCTGACGACATGCAGATGACTCGCCGAATTAGCTCGAAAAGCTACCGCGATCCGTACCCGCTCAGCGAAGACCTGTTCCTCGTTGCAAATACGAAAGGAATCCATTTCTTGAATGGGCAAGGCGAGACGGAATCGATCTTTGAGCCGAAACAGACAGATGCCCGTTGGCAGTGCCACGAACCTCGCCCGTTGCGTGCACGCGTGCGAGAGGCGAACACTGCAAGCCATTATGAACCAGCATCCGCGACCGGACGCCTGTTCCTGGCGGATGTCTATCAAGGCCGCAATATGGAAGGCATCCAAAGAGGGGAGATCGAGAAACTGCTGATACTCGAACAACTTCCCAAACCCGCCAACTTTTCTGGCGGATCGGAGCCCTTAACGATCGGTGGCACGTTCACATTGCATCGGGTACTCGGTACCGTCCCGGCGGACGATGCGCCGATCGATTCCTACGCGACCGATCAGGCTTACTGGGAAACGTCCCAGTTTTCGCGTTTGCCGAAATGA
- a CDS encoding 3-keto-disaccharide hydrolase codes for MKTTLTFLFCLALSCAATLVCNAADDGWKPLFDGKSIDDWTVRGGTAQYRVEDSAIVGTTVEGSANTFLCKGPYSDFELELDVKCDPELNSGIQIRSHVYEKDTPQASKPKNIRKAGVVYGYQCEIAKAAGGVAGNFWDEARWTRWHDDFTNKPQAQTALKDGEWNHYRIVAEGNRIRSWVNGVPCADFTDDMDSSGFIGLQVHGIKKGAGPYEVRWKNVRIKELGEK; via the coding sequence ATGAAGACCACACTGACGTTCCTTTTTTGCCTTGCCCTTTCCTGTGCCGCAACCCTCGTCTGCAATGCAGCCGACGATGGCTGGAAGCCCTTGTTTGATGGCAAGTCCATCGACGATTGGACCGTCCGTGGAGGAACCGCGCAGTATCGAGTCGAAGACTCCGCGATTGTGGGGACGACCGTTGAGGGCAGTGCCAATACGTTTCTATGCAAAGGCCCTTATTCGGACTTCGAGCTGGAATTAGACGTGAAGTGTGATCCGGAACTTAATTCGGGAATCCAGATTCGTTCCCACGTTTACGAAAAAGACACGCCCCAGGCTTCGAAGCCCAAGAACATCCGCAAAGCGGGTGTCGTCTACGGTTATCAATGTGAAATCGCGAAAGCAGCGGGTGGTGTCGCCGGCAACTTTTGGGACGAAGCGCGCTGGACTCGTTGGCACGATGATTTCACAAATAAGCCCCAGGCACAAACGGCGCTAAAGGACGGCGAGTGGAACCATTATCGCATCGTTGCAGAAGGCAACCGCATTCGATCGTGGGTGAACGGAGTGCCCTGTGCCGACTTTACCGATGACATGGACAGCAGCGGTTTCATCGGCCTGCAAGTTCATGGCATCAAGAAAGGCGCGGGGCCCTACGAAGTTCGTTGGAAGAACGTGCGGATCAAAGAACTTGGCGAAAAGTAG
- a CDS encoding polyribonucleotide nucleotidyltransferase — MTVNKVRVEKQIGHSVLSFETGQLAKQAAGSVIVQYGETTVLVAAASSDPRPGLDFFPLMCDYRERLAAAGKFPGGFLKREGRPSTKETLSARLMDRPIRPLFPAGYKDEVQVQAFVMASDMQNDGDILAMNGAGVALHISPLPFQGPVASVRVGKVDGKLIAFPTFDDLEESELDMIVSGSRDKVAMIEGFANEMAEDEMIEAIHFAHATIREIIELQDELYQKVQPQKIDYVAPEDDGLFQRLNDAYYDQFRDAQQTSGKQNRTDAVKALRDRAMSDVIPDPKADGAIDGNRFKSVWHDLEEKVVRDLILAGTRPDGRDGKSLRSIYCETDLLPRVHGSALFQRGETQALITVTLGTARDEQRVDGLQEEYSKKFMLDYNFPSFSVGECRPIRGPGRREIGHGCLAERSVAPVLPAAEDFPYTIRVISDILESNGSSSMASVCGATLGLMAAGVPISNPVAGISVGLVQDPNSDHFTLLTDILGTEDHFGDMDFKIAGTQNGITGIQLDLKVTGISDEVIRATLKQSREARIEILRKMLTTIQRPRRETASTAPRLLRTKIAPDKIGALIGPGGKNIRGIQETTGCVIEVDDDGTVLVASTNKESAAEAMRQVEACTATVQIGKIYDGIVSSIKDFGAFVEILPGRDGLCHISELSSGYISSIDKVVAVGDPMKVLVIDVDEHDRVKLSRRRALEELGEEDEMAAAVEGEEDDRGDRDGGDGEDRPRRRRGGGGGGGGRGRSGGGGGRPSGGGGGGRYRD; from the coding sequence GTGACTGTGAATAAAGTACGAGTTGAAAAGCAAATCGGACACAGCGTGTTGTCGTTCGAAACGGGCCAGTTGGCCAAGCAAGCTGCCGGTTCGGTGATTGTTCAGTATGGCGAGACGACCGTGTTGGTTGCCGCAGCGTCGAGTGACCCGCGGCCGGGACTTGATTTTTTCCCGCTGATGTGTGATTACCGCGAGCGTTTGGCTGCGGCAGGAAAGTTCCCTGGTGGGTTCCTCAAACGAGAGGGACGCCCAAGTACCAAGGAAACGTTGAGTGCCCGTTTGATGGACCGACCGATTCGCCCGTTGTTCCCAGCCGGGTACAAGGACGAAGTTCAGGTGCAAGCGTTCGTTATGGCGAGCGACATGCAAAACGATGGCGACATTTTGGCGATGAACGGTGCCGGTGTGGCGTTGCACATCAGCCCGCTGCCGTTTCAGGGTCCGGTCGCGTCGGTGCGAGTCGGCAAGGTGGACGGGAAGCTGATCGCTTTCCCAACCTTCGATGATCTCGAAGAAAGCGAACTGGACATGATTGTCAGTGGTTCGCGAGACAAGGTCGCGATGATCGAAGGCTTCGCCAACGAGATGGCCGAAGACGAGATGATCGAAGCGATCCATTTCGCTCATGCAACGATCCGAGAAATCATTGAACTGCAGGACGAGCTGTACCAGAAGGTTCAGCCTCAGAAAATCGACTACGTCGCACCCGAGGACGATGGGTTGTTCCAGCGTTTGAATGACGCTTACTACGACCAATTCCGCGACGCCCAGCAGACCTCGGGCAAGCAGAATCGCACCGATGCCGTCAAGGCTCTCCGCGATCGTGCCATGAGCGACGTGATTCCGGATCCGAAAGCCGACGGAGCGATCGATGGAAATCGCTTCAAGTCGGTCTGGCACGACCTCGAAGAAAAGGTCGTCCGCGACTTGATTCTCGCCGGCACACGTCCGGATGGACGCGATGGAAAAAGTTTGCGGTCGATCTACTGCGAAACCGATCTGCTGCCACGAGTTCACGGATCCGCCTTGTTCCAACGTGGCGAAACCCAAGCGTTGATCACCGTCACGCTGGGGACCGCTCGCGACGAACAACGTGTGGATGGATTACAGGAAGAGTACAGCAAGAAGTTCATGCTCGATTACAACTTCCCCTCGTTCTCGGTCGGCGAATGTCGCCCGATTCGTGGCCCAGGACGTCGTGAAATCGGACATGGCTGTTTGGCCGAGCGAAGCGTTGCCCCGGTGTTGCCTGCCGCAGAGGATTTCCCTTACACGATCCGAGTGATCAGTGACATTTTGGAATCCAACGGAAGTAGCTCCATGGCTTCGGTTTGTGGTGCGACGCTCGGCTTGATGGCCGCAGGCGTTCCAATCAGCAACCCGGTCGCCGGTATTTCGGTCGGCTTGGTCCAAGATCCCAACTCGGACCACTTCACGTTGTTGACCGATATTCTTGGCACCGAAGATCACTTCGGTGACATGGACTTCAAGATTGCGGGAACGCAGAATGGGATCACCGGCATTCAACTCGACTTGAAGGTCACTGGAATCAGCGACGAAGTGATTCGAGCAACGCTGAAGCAGTCGCGTGAAGCTCGTATCGAGATTCTCCGTAAGATGTTGACGACCATCCAGCGACCGCGTCGCGAAACGGCATCGACCGCGCCGCGATTGCTGCGAACGAAGATCGCTCCCGATAAGATCGGCGCGTTGATCGGACCGGGCGGAAAGAACATTCGTGGGATCCAAGAAACAACTGGTTGTGTCATCGAAGTCGATGACGACGGAACCGTGTTGGTTGCCAGCACGAACAAGGAATCGGCCGCGGAAGCCATGCGGCAAGTCGAAGCCTGCACGGCAACGGTCCAGATCGGAAAGATCTATGACGGCATCGTCAGCAGCATCAAGGACTTTGGTGCCTTCGTCGAGATCTTGCCGGGCCGCGATGGGCTTTGCCACATCAGCGAATTGAGCAGCGGCTACATCAGCAGCATTGACAAGGTGGTCGCCGTCGGCGATCCGATGAAGGTGTTGGTGATCGACGTCGATGAGCACGACCGCGTCAAATTGAGCCGTCGTCGAGCCTTGGAAGAGTTGGGCGAAGAAGACGAAATGGCAGCCGCAGTGGAAGGCGAAGAGGACGACCGCGGTGACCGTGATGGCGGTGACGGCGAAGATCGACCCCGACGTCGTCGAGGCGGTGGCGGAGGTGGTGGAGGCCGAGGCCGCAGTGGTGGCGGTGGCGGTCGACCCAGTGGCGGAGGCGGCGGTGGCCGCTATCGCGACTAA
- the rpsO gene encoding 30S ribosomal protein S15, translated as MTISKERKTAVIGEHAKASGDTGSPEVQIAILTERINGLTEHMRTHRKDYASRRGLLGLVSRRRRLLDYVRSEDPQRYLDIIGKLGIRK; from the coding sequence ATGACGATCTCGAAAGAGCGTAAGACCGCAGTCATTGGCGAACACGCGAAGGCTTCCGGCGACACCGGCAGCCCCGAAGTTCAGATTGCGATTTTAACCGAACGCATCAACGGTCTTACGGAACACATGCGGACTCACCGCAAAGATTATGCTTCGCGACGTGGGCTGTTGGGCTTAGTAAGCCGCCGCCGACGGTTGCTGGATTATGTGCGGAGTGAGGACCCGCAGCGATATCTCGATATCATCGGTAAGTTGGGCATCCGTAAATAG
- the leuC gene encoding 3-isopropylmalate dehydratase large subunit encodes MTDSSAPKTMLDKIWDEHVVFQPETGPAILYIDLHLVHEVTSPQAFEGLRLAGRPVRRPARTIATPDHNVPTSDRSLPIADEISRKQIETLRQNCKEFGVTLFDIDDVRQGIVHVIGPENGYTQPGMTIVCGDSHTATHGAFGALAFGIGTSEVEHVLATQTLLQFKPKTFELRVDGTLAKGVTAKDMILYLIGQIGTAGGTGYVLEFTGDCVRALSMEERMTVCNMSIEAGARAGMIAPDETTFDYLRGLPESPQNFQASVERWKKLPSDEGARYDLSNTYQGKDIEPQVTWGTNPGQVRSVSDAIPDPSDFSDATEQKSTAQALEYMGLKAKTPIQDVTLDRVFIGSCTNARIEDLRAAAAVVKGYRVDGRVDAMVVPGSGQVKKQAESEGLDTIFREAGFDWREAGCSMCLAMNPDKLAPGERCASTSNRNFEGRQGKGGRTHLVSPAMAAAAAVKGHFVDIRDWKYTQQ; translated from the coding sequence ATGACCGATTCTTCTGCCCCCAAAACGATGCTCGACAAAATCTGGGACGAGCATGTTGTTTTTCAGCCCGAAACGGGCCCTGCGATCCTCTATATCGACTTGCACTTGGTCCACGAAGTCACCAGCCCGCAAGCCTTCGAGGGGCTGCGTCTGGCCGGCAGGCCGGTGCGGCGCCCCGCGCGAACGATCGCAACCCCCGACCACAATGTCCCCACCAGTGACCGCAGTTTGCCAATCGCAGACGAAATCAGTCGCAAACAGATTGAAACACTGCGGCAAAACTGCAAGGAATTTGGTGTCACGCTGTTCGATATCGACGACGTTCGGCAAGGAATCGTGCACGTCATCGGGCCTGAAAACGGCTACACCCAGCCCGGCATGACGATCGTTTGTGGTGACAGCCACACGGCGACGCACGGTGCCTTCGGTGCCTTGGCGTTCGGAATCGGGACCAGCGAGGTGGAACACGTGCTGGCAACCCAAACCCTGCTTCAATTCAAACCCAAGACCTTTGAACTTCGTGTTGACGGGACGCTGGCCAAAGGCGTCACCGCGAAGGACATGATCCTGTACCTGATCGGTCAGATTGGCACCGCGGGGGGAACCGGCTACGTCTTGGAATTCACCGGCGATTGCGTGCGAGCTCTTTCAATGGAAGAGCGCATGACTGTCTGCAACATGTCGATCGAAGCGGGGGCCCGAGCCGGAATGATCGCGCCGGATGAAACGACCTTTGACTACCTGCGCGGGCTTCCTGAATCGCCCCAGAACTTCCAAGCATCCGTCGAGCGGTGGAAAAAACTGCCTTCCGATGAGGGCGCACGCTACGATTTGTCCAACACCTACCAAGGCAAGGACATCGAGCCTCAAGTCACTTGGGGGACCAATCCCGGCCAAGTTCGCAGCGTTTCCGACGCGATTCCCGATCCGAGTGACTTCAGTGATGCGACGGAGCAAAAGTCGACGGCTCAAGCGCTTGAGTACATGGGGTTGAAGGCGAAAACGCCAATTCAAGACGTCACGCTCGATCGCGTCTTCATCGGCTCGTGTACCAATGCCCGAATCGAGGATTTGCGAGCAGCAGCAGCAGTGGTCAAAGGTTACCGGGTCGACGGCCGCGTCGATGCGATGGTGGTTCCCGGCAGCGGCCAAGTAAAGAAGCAGGCCGAATCCGAGGGGCTCGATACGATCTTCCGAGAAGCAGGTTTCGATTGGCGAGAAGCGGGTTGTAGTATGTGTTTGGCGATGAACCCCGACAAACTGGCGCCCGGCGAGCGGTGTGCGTCGACGAGCAACCGCAACTTCGAAGGTCGCCAAGGAAAAGGCGGCCGGACCCATCTGGTCAGCCCCGCCATGGCGGCAGCAGCGGCCGTGAAAGGTCACTTCGTCGATATTCGCGACTGGAAATACACACAACAGTAG
- the leuD gene encoding 3-isopropylmalate dehydratase small subunit, with product MQHFTIHSGVVATMDRANVDTDQIIPKQFLKRIERTGFGQFLFFDWRFLDDGSTPNPEFELNRLNVKDASILVARQNFGSGSSREHAVWALADYGIRSVIAPSFADIFFNNCFKNGVLPITLSEADIDELFHRAAANSPYQLTVNLENQTVSDDAGFERSFEVESSRRHNLLHGLDDIALTLQNEEKITAYENARSW from the coding sequence ATGCAACACTTCACCATTCACAGCGGCGTTGTCGCCACCATGGATCGGGCCAATGTGGACACCGACCAAATCATCCCGAAGCAATTCCTGAAACGGATCGAACGAACCGGGTTTGGCCAATTCCTGTTCTTCGATTGGCGATTTCTCGATGACGGCTCCACGCCCAACCCCGAGTTTGAACTGAACCGGCTGAATGTGAAAGACGCGTCGATCTTGGTCGCTCGGCAGAATTTTGGCAGCGGCAGCAGTCGCGAGCATGCCGTTTGGGCGTTAGCGGATTACGGGATTCGATCGGTGATCGCACCGTCGTTCGCCGATATTTTCTTTAACAACTGTTTCAAAAACGGCGTGCTACCGATCACGCTTTCCGAAGCGGACATCGACGAACTGTTCCACCGAGCAGCAGCGAATTCGCCCTATCAATTGACGGTCAACCTCGAAAATCAAACGGTCAGCGATGATGCTGGCTTTGAGCGAAGTTTCGAAGTTGAATCGAGCCGCCGGCACAACCTGCTACATGGGCTCGACGATATCGCGCTGACGCTGCAGAACGAGGAAAAAATAACCGCCTACGAAAACGCACGAAGCTGGTAG
- the bioB gene encoding biotin synthase BioB yields the protein MTLQSDATATLTEPQIGIEFYQLLADKVLDGGSVTREEALAILEAPDAHVPAILAAGFQIRNRYFGRTVQLNFLMSAKSGLCPEDCHYCSQSKVSEAPVPKYNILKREELMKAAEQASAQGAKTYCLVISARGPNEREMAAVEQIVPEIKAKYDLDICACLGLLNQEQAERLKACGVDRVNHNLNTSETHYAEVCTTHTYADRIQTLKHVRAAGMEMCSGGIIGMDERPEDVVSMAMDLRELGVHSIPLNFLESIEGTPFQGKATLTPNKCLKALAMFRFVIPDRELRISGGREVHLRTLQPMGLYVANSMFVGDYLTTKGQPPEADRQMIEDLGFEVTTKVE from the coding sequence ATGACGCTGCAATCCGACGCAACCGCAACCCTGACCGAGCCACAAATCGGCATCGAGTTCTATCAACTACTCGCCGACAAAGTCCTCGACGGTGGATCGGTGACTCGCGAGGAAGCCCTAGCCATACTCGAAGCCCCCGACGCTCACGTCCCCGCCATCTTGGCTGCTGGGTTCCAAATTCGCAACCGTTACTTTGGTCGTACCGTTCAGCTTAACTTCTTGATGAGTGCCAAAAGCGGCCTTTGCCCCGAGGATTGTCACTACTGCAGCCAATCGAAGGTCTCCGAAGCCCCCGTCCCCAAATACAACATTCTCAAACGCGAGGAGTTGATGAAGGCTGCGGAGCAGGCTTCTGCCCAAGGTGCGAAGACATACTGCCTTGTCATCTCCGCTCGCGGGCCGAACGAACGCGAAATGGCTGCGGTGGAACAAATCGTCCCCGAGATCAAGGCCAAGTACGATCTGGATATTTGTGCTTGCTTGGGGCTGCTGAATCAAGAGCAAGCGGAGCGATTGAAAGCATGCGGTGTCGACCGCGTCAATCACAACTTGAACACCAGTGAAACGCACTATGCCGAGGTCTGCACAACGCATACCTATGCGGACCGCATCCAAACGCTCAAGCATGTGCGAGCTGCGGGGATGGAGATGTGCAGCGGTGGTATCATCGGTATGGACGAGCGACCGGAGGACGTCGTGTCGATGGCCATGGACCTTCGCGAGTTGGGGGTTCACTCGATTCCGCTGAACTTCTTGGAATCGATCGAAGGAACGCCGTTCCAAGGCAAAGCGACACTCACACCGAATAAGTGCCTCAAGGCGCTGGCGATGTTCCGCTTTGTGATTCCCGACCGCGAACTGCGGATTTCGGGAGGTCGTGAAGTTCACTTGCGAACGTTGCAGCCGATGGGATTGTACGTCGCCAACAGCATGTTTGTCGGCGACTATCTGACCACCAAAGGTCAACCCCCCGAAGCCGATCGGCAAATGATCGAAGACCTCGGTTTCGAAGTCACGACCAAGGTTGAGTAG
- a CDS encoding type II secretion system F family protein, whose amino-acid sequence MANLSDLQIASLMDEIASAMRSGTPVIDSMRRLQDKRLGRVALVAGSIAVALDRGESVPTAVGALDSPIAQQAAASVSASEKSNHSVLMERFSRQLRRRAEYARRLRLAWFYPLLLVVVGYFVAVLCLAPMIWANQSGEFHWPAWVVRLSEWLLANWYWPPVVFGVVVFLLFLLIRSRRGFPRSIRLGLFCSSLADQIANEVPEDVAIRAAASLAGDRMLGSLESPSLQSPQLQRILSEAEIPTQNLPGINQQQITVSVLHYLAAMYSERSRRHVYFWAQLLPRIAMAVIGGGLALSYVWWVIGPVYRQVAQW is encoded by the coding sequence GTGGCCAATCTATCGGATCTTCAGATCGCCTCGTTGATGGATGAAATTGCCAGTGCGATGCGTTCGGGAACACCGGTCATTGATTCGATGCGCCGGCTGCAAGACAAACGTCTTGGCCGCGTTGCCCTTGTCGCTGGTTCGATTGCCGTAGCGCTCGATCGGGGTGAAAGTGTTCCCACAGCGGTTGGAGCCCTCGATTCACCAATCGCCCAACAGGCCGCCGCCAGCGTTTCGGCGTCCGAGAAGTCGAACCATTCGGTTCTGATGGAACGCTTTTCGAGACAATTGCGGCGGCGGGCGGAGTACGCGCGGCGATTACGGTTGGCATGGTTCTACCCCTTGTTGTTGGTCGTCGTGGGCTACTTTGTCGCAGTGCTCTGCTTGGCTCCGATGATTTGGGCCAACCAGTCGGGTGAATTTCATTGGCCCGCTTGGGTTGTCCGACTAAGCGAATGGCTGTTGGCGAATTGGTATTGGCCGCCGGTCGTGTTTGGGGTTGTTGTTTTCCTGTTGTTTTTGCTGATTCGTTCTCGCCGTGGTTTTCCGCGATCGATTCGTTTAGGGCTCTTTTGCAGCTCACTTGCCGATCAGATTGCTAACGAGGTTCCCGAGGATGTTGCGATCCGCGCGGCTGCTTCTTTGGCCGGTGACCGCATGCTTGGTTCCCTCGAATCCCCCTCACTCCAATCGCCGCAGCTTCAGCGAATTTTATCGGAAGCCGAGATCCCGACCCAGAATTTACCAGGCATCAATCAGCAGCAAATCACGGTGTCCGTGTTGCATTATCTGGCGGCGATGTATAGCGAACGATCTCGCAGGCATGTCTACTTTTGGGCTCAATTGTTGCCCCGAATCGCCATGGCGGTGATCGGGGGTGGGTTGGCCCTCTCGTATGTTTGGTGGGTCATTGGCCCGGTTTATCGACAGGTGGCGCAGTGGTAG
- a CDS encoding type II secretion system F family protein: protein MRKVASGFLYVVFVIVILAVAPSLLNLIIAVLLVFAIHDFRWRRRDHFKQMLNSAIRVVSDQDQGLEKVVAAFSKSGPMKWQCYEYSQRLRAGQEPVAAAAVSGIPLELSTAISLRLPPGHSSIPAAEREEDANHLYREELGSIDNTTMPVYGQFVYLFLTAMVTCLVFRFMILFITPTVFKMLEEFGIASSLQQRWMRDGGTGWLLLGLVAMIVFVVPLLSRGHFFGMRFPSWLPLLPLSAERKSEILVGLADAIDSGMSLESALKIGHSISMRSNQRREIGHALQLVESGTPPMTAMQQSGWIRPSEAGWLSGASPHRAAELMRTIAEQNVRDANANARWFMELFFPAIILVLGGLVLGYAYGFFHALMELINGLS from the coding sequence ATGAGAAAAGTAGCGAGCGGATTCCTGTATGTTGTTTTTGTGATCGTCATTTTGGCGGTTGCGCCCTCTTTGTTGAACTTGATCATTGCGGTGTTGCTTGTCTTTGCGATCCACGATTTTCGCTGGCGACGTCGTGATCACTTCAAGCAGATGCTGAATTCAGCGATTCGGGTGGTGAGCGATCAAGACCAGGGGCTCGAGAAAGTCGTCGCGGCCTTTTCGAAATCGGGACCGATGAAATGGCAGTGCTACGAGTATTCGCAGCGTCTTCGCGCCGGCCAAGAACCGGTTGCCGCTGCGGCGGTTTCCGGAATTCCGCTGGAGCTGTCAACCGCGATTTCGCTGCGTTTGCCACCCGGGCATTCCTCGATACCCGCTGCGGAACGCGAAGAGGACGCGAATCATCTTTACCGCGAGGAATTGGGGAGCATCGACAACACCACGATGCCGGTTTACGGCCAATTCGTCTATCTGTTTCTTACGGCGATGGTCACCTGCTTGGTGTTTCGATTCATGATCTTGTTCATCACGCCAACGGTTTTCAAGATGCTTGAAGAATTCGGGATCGCCTCGTCGCTACAGCAGAGGTGGATGCGCGATGGTGGCACCGGCTGGCTGCTGCTTGGGCTCGTGGCAATGATCGTGTTTGTCGTCCCGTTGCTGTCTCGAGGGCATTTCTTCGGGATGCGTTTTCCTTCCTGGCTCCCCCTGTTGCCGCTCAGCGCGGAACGCAAGTCGGAAATCCTCGTTGGGCTTGCCGATGCGATCGATTCCGGAATGTCCCTTGAATCGGCACTCAAAATTGGTCACTCGATTTCGATGCGCTCAAACCAACGCCGAGAGATCGGCCACGCGTTGCAGTTGGTGGAATCGGGGACACCGCCGATGACGGCGATGCAACAGAGCGGTTGGATCCGTCCATCCGAGGCGGGATGGCTCAGCGGGGCCTCGCCGCACCGCGCGGCCGAGTTGATGCGAACGATCGCGGAACAGAACGTTCGAGACGCAAACGCGAACGCACGGTGGTTTATGGAATTGTTTTTCCCTGCCATCATCTTGGTGCTCGGCGGGCTGGTGCTCGGCTATGCGTACGGGTTCTTTCACGCATTGATGGAGCTGATCAATGGGCTTAGCTAA
- a CDS encoding DUF1559 family PulG-like putative transporter — translation MMNSFPFTRSSFVGRRSRPRSAGFTLVELLVVIAIIGVLVGLALPAMQNLRELSRRTACQQNLVQLSLGLSSYALHHSHYPIGTIAKAGPVRSEPVGYHHNWISGLLPNIDAKVVYEAIDRETSVYSPSNAEIRSLSIPTLICPSETGMRQNTTCYAGIHASTETPIDVTNNGVMFLNKPIRDSDITDGLSYTVFVAEKLSRFEEDLGWSSGTRSSLRNTGHQINAELARIRGPQGPDQEVDALYVGGIASDHPGGAHLLMGSGEYKFRSDTMDMEILRQMGSRSGDPLPLEWKSDEPPSESIPLVDSATAAARTPNDGGDSNTVDSDGGGSE, via the coding sequence ATGATGAACTCTTTTCCTTTCACCCGGTCAAGCTTCGTCGGACGCCGCTCGCGACCGAGATCCGCTGGATTTACGCTCGTTGAGCTGCTGGTGGTGATCGCGATCATCGGCGTTTTGGTGGGACTCGCGCTTCCAGCGATGCAGAACTTGCGAGAGCTGTCACGACGGACCGCTTGCCAACAAAATCTGGTGCAACTATCGCTGGGACTTTCTTCCTACGCACTACATCACAGCCATTATCCGATTGGCACGATTGCCAAAGCAGGCCCCGTTCGAAGCGAACCGGTGGGATATCACCACAATTGGATTTCCGGATTGCTGCCAAACATTGATGCCAAGGTTGTCTACGAAGCGATCGATCGTGAAACGAGTGTCTATTCGCCTTCGAATGCCGAGATCCGTAGTCTCTCGATACCGACGTTAATCTGTCCCTCCGAAACCGGAATGCGTCAGAACACCACCTGCTACGCGGGGATTCATGCATCGACCGAAACGCCAATCGATGTGACCAACAACGGGGTGATGTTCTTGAACAAGCCAATTCGCGATAGCGATATTACCGACGGGCTGTCCTATACCGTCTTTGTTGCCGAGAAGTTGTCGCGGTTTGAGGAAGATCTTGGATGGAGTAGCGGGACGCGATCCAGTTTGCGCAACACCGGACACCAAATCAACGCGGAATTAGCGCGCATTCGCGGACCCCAGGGGCCCGATCAGGAGGTGGACGCGCTGTACGTCGGAGGAATCGCAAGTGATCACCCCGGAGGAGCTCATTTGTTGATGGGTAGCGGTGAATACAAGTTCCGCAGTGATACGATGGACATGGAGATTCTGCGTCAAATGGGTTCAAGATCGGGTGATCCCTTGCCGTTGGAATGGAAGTCCGATGAGCCACCCAGCGAATCCATCCCTTTGGTGGATTCAGCAACCGCCGCCGCAAGGACGCCAAACGATGGTGGCGATTCCAATACGGTGGATTCCGACGGAGGTGGAAGCGAATGA